One window of the Triticum dicoccoides isolate Atlit2015 ecotype Zavitan chromosome 3B, WEW_v2.0, whole genome shotgun sequence genome contains the following:
- the LOC119280565 gene encoding high mobility group nucleosome-binding domain-containing protein 5-like: MADGDQNQHPPRYWFPQVSRQLSPTTAPSSPRRPSPSHPRQPTALSTRGAAPPTPPHASSRPSPSRASPLAPIRELPPQSNTNSNAAAPARPPPKPVALPATPKTKDVDVVPQPEKTAVHPTAAAETKHGKGDEHHHKEADKEKKDEHKSKDKKNHAGEDSKHGKGKEKKNNADAGEESKHKEKDKEKKHHADAGEEGKHGKEAKAEHGKLHGEIMAGVADMVRRATGAGHGQGHPAASVITLAGENKGASMKVGGKSKDSSWKEHHGGHRLDGGTVDGKTDGQKKQGMMTALINSNVQVINNSLLLQSSCSGGDPGVHLKLSAKSAKKDKQKHAAGPDKSGKAAGKKLAPAQGHAGHLHRR, encoded by the coding sequence ATGGCGGACGGCGACCAGAACCAGCATCCGCCGCGCTACTGGTTCCCGCAGGTGTCGCGCCAGCTGTCCCCGACTACAGCGCCGTCCTCGCCACGCCGCCCGTCTCCTTCCCACCCCCGCCAACCGACTGCACTGTCGACCAGGGGCGCCGCTCCTCCGACTCCTCCTCATGCGTCctcccggccgtccccgtcccggGCCTCGCCGCTCGCGCCCATCCGAGAGCTGCCCCCCCAGTCCAACACCAACTCGAACGCCGCCGCGCCGGCCAGGCCGCCTCCTAAGCCGGTCGCCCTGCCCGCCACGCCCAAAACCAAGGACGTCGACGTCGTCCCGCAGCCGGAGAAAACCGCCGTGCACCCGACTGCTGCGGCTGAGACCAAGCACGGCAAGGGCGACGAACACCACCACAAGGAGGCCGACAAGGAGAAGAAGGATGAGCACAAGAGCAAAGACAAGAAGAACCACGCCGGCGAGGACAGCAAACACGGGAAGGGCaaagagaagaagaacaatgccgaCGCCGGCGAGGAGAGCAAGCACAAGGAGAAAGACAAGGAGAAGAAGCACCATGCCGACGCCGGTGAGGAGGGCAAGCACGGAAAGGAGGCCAAGGCAGAGCACGGGAAGCTGCACGGAGAGATCATGGCGGGCGTGGCCGACATGGTGCGCAGGGCCACTGGCGCCGGACACGGGCAGGGGCACCCGGCGGCGAGCGTGATCACGCTGGCGGGGGAGAACAAGGGCGCGTCCATGAAGGTGGGCGGCAAGAGCAAGGACAGCTCGTGGAAGGAGCACCACGGCGGCCACCGGCTGGACGGCGGCACGGTGGACGGGAAGACGGACGGCCAGAAGAAGCAGGGGATGATGACGGCGCTGATCAACAGCAACGTGCAGGTGATCAACAACTCGCTGCTGCTGCAGAGCTCTTGCAGCGGCGGCGATCCCGGCGTGCACCTCAAGCTCTCCGCCAAGTCCGCCAAGAAAGACAAGCAGAAGCACGCCGCCGGCCCCGACAAGAGCGGCAAAGCTGCTGGAAAGAAATTAGCACCGGCTCAGGGGCATGCCGGCCACTTGCATCGGCGCTAG